In Segatella copri, the DNA window TGAGAAACGTGCCAACGAACTTTACGACGGAATCATCAGAAAGGAGTTTGAGAAGATTCTCGACACCTGCCCTATCATCTCCGGACTCAGCGTGATTGATGAAGCCGAACTGGGACAGAAGCGTGGCAACGACCGCTATCGTGTGGCGATGGACAAGCATCTGTCCAGCATCTATACCAAGGCGAACCTGGTAGATTACCCAAGCATGCCTCGCACCACGGAGCAGTTGAAGAAGGCCATTCTCCGAAATGTCAACCCAGGAGACTACGATGGAATGAATGCCGTACTTACCGATGCAGAGCATGAAGTGGAGATTTATCTCAACAAGCAGTTTGCTGAGGTAAACGTCTCTGATGTGCTTGCTAAGTTTGCAAAGGCACCATACGGATGGGATAATATCTGCACGCTCTATATTATCAATGAGTTGGTACGACGTCATAACCGTGACTACTCATACGCTAACAATCCTAACGTAGAGACATCAACCGTTGCCAACCGCATTGTCAGCGAGTCAAACAAGTTCACATTGCGTCAGGCTAAGGTCATCTCTCCACAGGTGATTCAGAACTTCACCAGCGCATGGAAAGAGATTTTCGGTATTTCTGCCGTTCCAAGCTCCACAGACAGCACTCAGCTCTTCCGTGCCTGCCGAGATATAGAGAGCGTCCACAGTCTAGCCAAGTTCATCAAGGGCTATAAGGATATTGAGCAGCAGATAGCAGGCTACCAGTTCTGCCAGCCTATCCGTGAGGCAATTGAGCTTTTCGAATCATGGCTCAACGAGCGTGACCCGCTGAAGTTCTTCAACCTCGTCATCGCAGCCAAGGATGAAGCCAAGGTGCTCATTGATAAGTGCAAGGAAGTGGTGCAGTTTACCCACGATCAGCTTGATACATACAAGCAGCTCATCCAATTCCAGACCGACAACCAGTATAACTTCCCATTCGTTCCGATTGAGATGCAGGGAGCAGTCACCGACTTCAACAAGTTAAAGAACGACCCATGGCCAATTTCTGGTCTTCGTGGCTACATCAAGCTGCAACGCCAGTTATCAGGCATATTGGATGGTGTACGTGACGAACTCCGTGAGAAGATAAAAGCAGCCTATAATGATATGTTCGACTATCTTAAGCAGGTTGCCGAGAAACAGCATGTTCCAGAGAGTGTACTGTCTGACCGTGAAACCGTTATTCGTGTCAAGACCACTCCAACAAATATTCTGGTACTGCAGAACAATGCCAACACAGATACGTTCTATCAGGAGCAGGTGGATAAGATTATGTCTTATAATCCTCCTCAGCCTCCTATTGTTGAAGGAGGAGGTAACACGACACGACCAGTAACTCCAGAAAAGCGCATCCGCAAGGCATCTTTGCAGACTAAGACAAAGTTGCCTATTACAAATGCAGAGGATATAGAACGCTACCTGGAAGGTCTGCGCCAGCAGCTCGAAAAGCTGCTTGTTGACCAGGATGGTGTAATGATTATCAAATAAAATCCATGTTCAAAAGATAAAGTATGGACACAAATAGAATCAAACGCTTCGCTACCGAAGCACGAAATATATTGAAAGCCGGCATTGCTGCCAAGATTACTACGCTTGGCTTCGACAAGAATGGCAATGTGGCAGAAGAGAACATGCCTCAGCTGATGCAGGGCGGTTCTCTCTGGAATGAGCAGTTTCAGACAGAGGGCTTCTACTACCAGTGGATGTCCCTCTATAACCGTATTCAGCAGAAAGGTATCAGCGAGGTGTATGAGGAAGCTGCCTACACCTGGTTCAACCGTCTCTGCGCCATCCGAATCCTGCAGAAGAACAATCTCTGCAGTCCGGTTCTGGCGTATGCTGATACAGCACGCACTCCCGTCATCGTGGATGAAGCCCGACAGGGACACATCCCACAGATGAAGGAAGAGTTACGCCAGCGACTCGTGGAACTCCTCGATGATGACACCAAGGTGACAGAGCAGTTTGCCATCCTCATCACAGCCTGGTGCCACGACAACCCTATCATCAACCAGTGTTTCGGCAGTATTGCTGATTACACCGAACTGCTTCTGCCAAACAATATTCTGGCAGCAGGCGGTTTTGTGGATATGCTGAACCATACAGAATTTATCACCGATGAAGACTTCCAGTCACCAGAGTTGATTGGATGGCTTTATCAGTTCTATATCTCTGAGCGCAAGGACGAGGTGTTTGCCAAGAAGGGCAAGTTCGAGGCTGATGAGATTCCTGCAGCTACCCAGATCTTCACCCCTAACTGGATTGTGAAGTACATGGTACAGAACACCGTGGGAAGAATCTATCTGGATAATAATCCATACGAGACGCAGCTGCAAAAGAAATGGCAGTATTTGGTTGAACCTTCAGATAAGCCAAGCAATGATACTCTCTTGAAGTACAACGAATTAGAAGACTTAAAGATAGCAGACCTTGCCTGCGGTTCCGGTCATATTCTCAACGAATGTTTCGACCTGCTCTATGACCTTTATATTGCCGAAGGCTATGGTCGTGGAGAGGCTGTGGAGAATATCTTCAGCCACAACCTCACGGGTATCGACCTCGACACCCGTGCCAAGCAGTTGGCAACTTTTGCCCTTTTGTTGAAGGCCTGCCAAAAGGATGCAGCTTTTGCGGATGCGCATTGTATGCCTAATGTGCTCTCTATGCCTAAGCCATGGAACAGAGAGAAGCAAGGCACTATCCAAGACATGCTTCATATCTACTTTCAAGGTGAGGCTACCAACCAGCAGAAGGAAGAGATTACAGCTTGCTTCGACCTGATGCAAAATGCAGACTCGCTTGGCTCTATCATGAAGTTCGACATCAGCGAGAGCACACGATTGCTTATCAAGCAAACTACCGATTACTGGTGCAGTCAGGAGATTGTACCAGATTCCTAAGACATAGCCAAATTTTTGAGCAACTTTTTGTGTTAATAAATACAAAAGAGGTATTTTGGAACATACAGGCACTAAAATATCGGTAGCAGAAATGGTCAAAAATGATTTTTCTGTTACAAATCAACACGGAACTCGTTCTTTTAATAGCGTGTGGCTAGATTCCTAATTAGTTATCCGTGTTTGTGTCTTTACAAGACTCTAAATGGCAGTAGCACAGACTGCTATAGTTCACTTGTTTCGGACTTATGATATTGCAAGTTTTTCATTGCTGCTCTTTGAATCCAACGGTTCCCATTTTCTGTTCTGCTTACCTATAGCGAACATTCTGAGAACAAGTTTGAACTTAACGGCATTCAATGCCTTGCGTTTTGTGTCTGAATCTTGCTTACCTCCTAATTTACGGTTATAAAATGATTGTAACTCTGCATCATATTGTACAACAACTGTGGCCGCCATGGATAGATCTGCTTTCGCCTGACCATCACAGCGTGCTGAAGGTCGGGGACGCCATTTCACACTGGTGCCTGAAGTGCGGAAGTGCGGTGCCACGCCAACATAACTGGCATATTGCCTTGCTGTTTCAAAAGCGGTAAAGTTTCGGGTAATGACAATGACATTTATGGCATTGACGAAGCCTATTCCCGGTATTGTCAGAAGATTCTTGTAAGTAGACAAGAGGCTATCGTCTGTAGCCAGCAACTTCTGTTCTTCCAACTCGATGTTCTCAATGTCACGGCTGAATTTTTTGATGTAGCCATCATATAACTGGGCATCTTCCTTTGTGATGCATAGCTGTCTTCTGTTCATGAAGCATGTACGCTGTTCCACCAGGAACTTACGCTCATTCATCAGTGCCTTGAGTCTCTGCATGGTCTTGTCAGGCATATTATAAGGCTTGACACATTCAGTACCATTATAGCGATAGAGAAAGTCTGCAATCTTGGCAGAGTCAATCTTGTCGCTCTTGTCCTTGGGCCCCATGGGATAATGCTTTACCACATGGGTGGAGAGCATGCAGAACTGATAGTTCCTGGTATTAAGAAACTTCTCCAGCTCCATGGAATAGCTGCCGGTGAACTCCATTCCGAAGAGACTGTTCGAGAGAACCACATGATTCTTCTTGAGCCATGTGCACATTTCGCCAAATCCCTTGCGGGAATTGTTGAATACATCGTGAGAAAAGTCCTTAATTGGGGTTTCTTCACAGAAAATTGATACGTCAATGACATTTTTTGAGATGTCGATGCCGATAAATGATTTATTTTTCATAC includes these proteins:
- a CDS encoding BREX-1 system adenine-specific DNA-methyltransferase PglX, whose amino-acid sequence is MDTNRIKRFATEARNILKAGIAAKITTLGFDKNGNVAEENMPQLMQGGSLWNEQFQTEGFYYQWMSLYNRIQQKGISEVYEEAAYTWFNRLCAIRILQKNNLCSPVLAYADTARTPVIVDEARQGHIPQMKEELRQRLVELLDDDTKVTEQFAILITAWCHDNPIINQCFGSIADYTELLLPNNILAAGGFVDMLNHTEFITDEDFQSPELIGWLYQFYISERKDEVFAKKGKFEADEIPAATQIFTPNWIVKYMVQNTVGRIYLDNNPYETQLQKKWQYLVEPSDKPSNDTLLKYNELEDLKIADLACGSGHILNECFDLLYDLYIAEGYGRGEAVENIFSHNLTGIDLDTRAKQLATFALLLKACQKDAAFADAHCMPNVLSMPKPWNREKQGTIQDMLHIYFQGEATNQQKEEITACFDLMQNADSLGSIMKFDISESTRLLIKQTTDYWCSQEIVPDS
- a CDS encoding IS110 family transposase produces the protein MKNKSFIGIDISKNVIDVSIFCEETPIKDFSHDVFNNSRKGFGEMCTWLKKNHVVLSNSLFGMEFTGSYSMELEKFLNTRNYQFCMLSTHVVKHYPMGPKDKSDKIDSAKIADFLYRYNGTECVKPYNMPDKTMQRLKALMNERKFLVEQRTCFMNRRQLCITKEDAQLYDGYIKKFSRDIENIELEEQKLLATDDSLLSTYKNLLTIPGIGFVNAINVIVITRNFTAFETARQYASYVGVAPHFRTSGTSVKWRPRPSARCDGQAKADLSMAATVVVQYDAELQSFYNRKLGGKQDSDTKRKALNAVKFKLVLRMFAIGKQNRKWEPLDSKSSNEKLAIS